One window of Pseudomonas urmiensis genomic DNA carries:
- the ubiG gene encoding bifunctional 2-polyprenyl-6-hydroxyphenol methylase/3-demethylubiquinol 3-O-methyltransferase UbiG, whose product MSNVDHAEIAKFEALAHRWWDRESEFKPLHDINPLRVNWIDERVSLAGKKVLDVGCGGGILSEAMAQRGATVTGIDMGEAPLAVAQLHQLESGVEVEYRQITAEALAEEMPEQFDVVTCLEMLEHVPDPSSVIRACYRMVKPGGQVFFSTINRNPKAYLLAIIGAEYILKMLPRGTHDFKKFIRPSELGAWSRVAGLEVKDIIGLTYNPLTKHYKLCSDVDVNYMIQTLREE is encoded by the coding sequence ATGAGCAACGTCGACCACGCCGAAATCGCCAAATTCGAGGCCCTGGCTCACCGCTGGTGGGACCGCGAGAGCGAGTTCAAGCCGCTGCACGACATCAACCCGCTGCGCGTGAACTGGATCGATGAACGCGTCAGCCTGGCCGGCAAGAAGGTACTCGACGTCGGCTGCGGCGGCGGCATCCTCAGCGAAGCCATGGCCCAGCGCGGCGCCACTGTGACTGGCATCGACATGGGCGAAGCGCCGCTGGCGGTGGCCCAGCTGCACCAGCTGGAATCGGGCGTCGAAGTCGAATACCGGCAGATCACCGCCGAGGCCCTGGCAGAAGAAATGCCCGAGCAGTTCGACGTGGTCACCTGCCTTGAGATGCTCGAACACGTGCCCGACCCTTCGTCGGTAATCCGCGCCTGCTACCGCATGGTCAAGCCGGGCGGCCAGGTGTTCTTCTCCACCATCAACCGCAACCCCAAGGCCTACCTGCTGGCGATCATCGGCGCCGAGTACATCCTCAAGATGCTCCCGCGCGGCACCCACGACTTCAAGAAATTCATCCGCCCGTCGGAGCTCGGCGCCTGGAGCCGCGTGGCCGGCCTGGAAGTCAAAGACATCATCGGCCTGACCTACAACCCGCTGACCAAGCACTACAAGCTGTGCAGCGACGTTGACGTCAACTACATGATCCAGACCCTGCGCGAGGAATGA
- the mupP gene encoding N-acetylmuramic acid 6-phosphate phosphatase MupP — translation MRLRAVLFDMDGTLLDTAPDFIAICQAMLAERGLPAIDDKLIRDVISGGARAMVAATFAMDPQAEGFEALRLEFLERYQRDCAVHSKLFDGMGELLADIEKGGLIWGVVTNKPVRFAEPIMQRLGLAERSALLICPDHVKNSKPDPEPLILACKTLDLDPASVLFVGDDLRDIESGRDAGTRTAAVRYGYIHPQDNPNNWGADVVVDHPLELRKVLDSALCGC, via the coding sequence ATGCGTTTGCGAGCAGTACTCTTCGACATGGACGGCACGCTGCTAGATACCGCGCCGGACTTCATCGCCATCTGCCAGGCCATGCTCGCCGAGCGCGGCCTGCCTGCCATTGACGACAAGCTGATCCGCGACGTGATCTCCGGCGGCGCCCGGGCGATGGTCGCTGCGACCTTTGCCATGGACCCGCAAGCCGAAGGCTTCGAGGCCCTGCGCCTGGAGTTCCTCGAGCGCTATCAGCGAGACTGTGCCGTGCACAGCAAGCTGTTCGATGGCATGGGCGAGCTGTTGGCCGACATCGAAAAAGGCGGCCTGATCTGGGGCGTGGTGACCAACAAGCCGGTGCGCTTCGCTGAGCCGATCATGCAGCGCCTGGGCCTGGCCGAGCGTTCCGCGTTGCTGATCTGCCCGGACCATGTGAAGAACAGCAAGCCTGACCCTGAGCCGCTGATCTTGGCCTGCAAGACCCTGGACCTGGACCCGGCCAGCGTCTTGTTCGTCGGCGATGACCTGCGCGACATCGAGTCTGGCCGCGACGCCGGCACCCGTACTGCGGCAGTGCGCTATGGCTATATTCATCCTCAGGACAACCCCAACAATTGGGGTGCAGACGTGGTGGTGGACCACCCGCTGGAGCTGCGCAAGGTGCTCGACAGCGCGCTTTGCGGCTGCTGA
- a CDS encoding YciK family oxidoreductase — MFDYTARPDLLKGRVILVTGAGRGIGAAAAKAYAALGATVLLLGKTEANLNQVYDEIVAAGHPEPVAVPFNLETALPHQYDELAVMIEKEFGRLDGLLNNASIIGPRTPLEQLSGDNFMRVMHINVNATFMLTSTLLPLLKLSEDASVVFTSSSVGRKGRAYWGAYGVSKFATEGLMQTLADELENVAPVRSNSINPGATRTAMRALAYPSENPQDNPLPEEIMPVYLYLMGPDSKDVNGQALNAQ; from the coding sequence ATGTTCGACTACACCGCCCGCCCCGACCTGCTCAAAGGCCGGGTCATCCTGGTCACCGGCGCTGGCCGTGGCATCGGCGCCGCTGCCGCCAAGGCCTACGCCGCCCTTGGCGCCACCGTCCTGCTGCTGGGCAAGACCGAAGCCAATCTCAACCAGGTCTATGATGAAATCGTCGCCGCCGGCCACCCTGAGCCCGTAGCGGTCCCGTTCAACCTGGAAACCGCCCTGCCCCACCAGTACGACGAGCTGGCGGTGATGATCGAGAAAGAGTTTGGTCGCCTCGACGGCCTGCTCAACAATGCCTCGATCATCGGCCCACGCACCCCGCTGGAGCAGCTGTCGGGTGACAACTTCATGCGCGTGATGCACATCAACGTCAATGCCACGTTCATGCTCACCAGCACGCTGCTGCCGCTGCTCAAGCTGTCCGAGGATGCTTCGGTGGTGTTCACCTCCAGTAGCGTTGGGCGTAAGGGCCGGGCTTACTGGGGGGCGTACGGGGTGTCGAAGTTCGCTACCGAAGGGCTGATGCAGACCCTGGCCGACGAGCTGGAAAACGTGGCGCCGGTACGCTCCAACAGCATCAACCCAGGGGCAACCCGCACCGCCATGCGCGCGCTGGCCTATCCGAGCGAGAATCCGCAGGATAATCCGCTGCCTGAAGAGATCATGCCGGTGTATCTGTACCTGATGGGGCCGGATAGCAAGGATGTGAATGGGCAGGCGCTGAACGCCCAGTAA
- a CDS encoding EAL domain-containing protein → MKGIRTLEAPKLLGIIWPFVAVVIFQVLLGSLSLYTLSAVRAYVAGESLWSKAQKDAIYYLNLYAESPSERIFQRYRQAIAVPQGDHELRLALDQLNPDLDAARAGILQGGNHPDDVTRIIWFYRNFRHISYMETAISYWDIGDDYLRQLDILANEMRTGFASGQPDPEQISAWKARIVNINEGVTPAAKAFSDALGEGSRVLLKVLLITNLLTALFLITMAWRRSSKLLAQRQAFASALQAERERAQITLESIGDAVITADVEGNIVFMNPAAEQLTHWQAGPAHGLPLTALFSLVDEHSDEDARSLVEQVLSGSLKGGAEHARLIQRLDGSTVSINLVGSPIISAGKVSGIVLVLHDMTQERQYIANLSWQATHDALTGLANRREFEYRLEQALNSLARQAGRHSLMFLDLDQFKLVNDTCGHAAGDELLRHICAVLQSGLREGDTLARLGGDEFGVLLENCPAEQAERIAEHLRQLVQSLHFVWKGRPFITTVSIGLVHMAQAPSTLEASLRAADMACYMAKEKGRNRVQVYHADDSELSMRFGEMAWIQRLHVALEENRFCLYAQEIAPLSYQEGPGHIEILLRLHDESGRTVMPDSFIPAAERYGLMTALDRWVVRNVFQIIRQCLDEDRGGPLAMCAINLSGSSIGDDKFLEYLQRLFGEFDIPPRLICFEITETSAIANLGSAIRFINELKGLGCRFSLDDFCAGMSSFAYLKHLPVDFLKIDGSFVKDMLDDPINRAMVEVINHIGHVMGKRTIAEFVETPLIEQALQEIGVDYAQGYLIERPQVFTCDSLQRQRIAARPLLQRAPGTFR, encoded by the coding sequence ATGAAGGGAATTCGTACTCTAGAAGCGCCAAAGCTATTGGGCATCATCTGGCCCTTTGTCGCGGTTGTCATTTTCCAGGTCTTGCTGGGCAGCCTCAGCCTCTACACGCTTTCGGCGGTACGCGCCTATGTGGCAGGGGAGAGCCTCTGGTCCAAGGCGCAGAAAGACGCCATCTATTACCTCAACCTGTACGCCGAAAGCCCAAGCGAACGGATTTTCCAGCGCTATCGCCAGGCCATTGCCGTGCCGCAGGGCGACCACGAGCTACGCCTGGCGCTCGACCAGCTTAACCCTGACCTCGATGCTGCGCGGGCGGGCATCCTGCAGGGCGGCAATCACCCTGATGATGTCACCCGGATCATCTGGTTCTATCGCAACTTTCGTCATATCAGCTACATGGAAACGGCCATTTCCTATTGGGATATCGGCGATGACTATTTACGTCAGCTGGATATTCTCGCCAACGAGATGCGCACAGGGTTCGCCAGTGGGCAGCCAGACCCCGAGCAGATAAGTGCCTGGAAGGCGCGCATCGTCAATATCAACGAGGGCGTGACGCCTGCGGCCAAGGCCTTCAGCGATGCCCTGGGTGAAGGCTCGCGGGTGTTGCTCAAGGTGTTGCTGATCACCAACCTGCTCACCGCGTTGTTTCTCATCACCATGGCTTGGCGCCGCTCAAGCAAACTGTTGGCCCAGCGCCAGGCGTTTGCCAGTGCCTTGCAGGCCGAGCGCGAACGGGCGCAGATCACCTTGGAGTCGATTGGTGATGCGGTGATCACGGCCGATGTCGAGGGCAATATCGTCTTCATGAACCCGGCCGCCGAGCAGTTGACCCACTGGCAGGCCGGGCCGGCCCATGGCCTGCCGTTGACGGCCTTGTTCAGCCTGGTCGATGAACACAGTGATGAGGATGCCCGCAGTCTGGTCGAGCAAGTGCTCAGCGGCAGCCTCAAGGGCGGTGCCGAACATGCTCGTTTGATCCAGCGTCTGGACGGCAGCACCGTGTCGATCAATCTGGTCGGCTCGCCGATCATCAGTGCTGGCAAAGTCAGCGGCATCGTGCTGGTGCTGCACGACATGACCCAGGAGCGCCAATACATCGCCAACCTGTCCTGGCAGGCAACCCACGACGCCCTGACCGGTCTGGCCAACCGCCGCGAATTCGAATACCGCCTGGAACAAGCGCTCAATAGCCTGGCGCGCCAGGCTGGGCGGCATTCGCTGATGTTCCTCGATCTGGATCAGTTCAAGCTGGTCAACGATACCTGCGGCCATGCTGCCGGCGATGAGTTGCTGCGGCACATCTGCGCCGTATTGCAGTCGGGTTTGCGCGAGGGCGATACCCTGGCGCGCCTGGGGGGCGACGAGTTCGGCGTGTTGCTGGAAAACTGCCCGGCGGAGCAGGCCGAGCGCATCGCTGAGCATCTGCGCCAGCTTGTCCAGAGCCTGCATTTTGTCTGGAAAGGCCGCCCGTTCATTACCACGGTGAGTATTGGCCTGGTGCACATGGCCCAGGCGCCGAGCACCCTGGAAGCTTCGCTACGGGCCGCCGACATGGCTTGCTACATGGCCAAGGAGAAGGGGCGCAACCGGGTGCAGGTCTATCACGCCGATGACAGCGAGCTGTCCATGCGCTTTGGCGAAATGGCCTGGATCCAGCGCCTGCACGTGGCGTTGGAAGAAAACCGCTTCTGCCTGTATGCCCAGGAGATCGCGCCTTTGAGCTACCAGGAAGGGCCGGGGCATATTGAAATTCTGCTCAGGCTGCACGACGAGAGCGGACGCACGGTGATGCCGGACAGCTTCATTCCGGCGGCCGAGCGTTATGGGTTGATGACCGCGCTGGATCGCTGGGTGGTGCGCAATGTGTTCCAGATCATTCGCCAGTGCCTGGACGAGGACCGCGGCGGGCCGCTGGCGATGTGCGCGATCAACCTGTCCGGTTCGAGCATCGGTGATGACAAGTTTCTTGAATATTTGCAGCGGCTGTTCGGCGAGTTCGACATCCCGCCGCGGCTGATTTGCTTCGAAATTACCGAAACCAGCGCCATCGCCAACCTGGGCAGTGCGATTCGCTTCATCAACGAATTGAAGGGATTGGGCTGCCGGTTCTCCCTGGATGATTTCTGCGCCGGAATGTCGTCATTCGCTTATTTGAAGCATTTACCCGTCGACTTCCTGAAGATCGACGGAAGTTTCGTTAAAGATATGCTGGACGATCCGATCAATCGCGCTATGGTGGAGGTGATCAACCACATCGGCCACGTCATGGGTAAACGGACGATTGCCGAGTTTGTCGAGACTCCATTGATCGAGCAGGCCCTGCAGGAAATCGGCGTGGACTACGCCCAGGGCTACTTGATCGAGCGGCCGCAGGTATTCACCTGCGACAGCCTGCAACGCCAGCGGATTGCTGCAAGGCCACTGCTGCAAAGGGCACCAGGGACGTTTCGCTGA
- a CDS encoding ABC transporter ATP-binding protein produces the protein MLDLPGSPDPVPGKPQTVADRLSWAEIRRLALHHRKALWSANLVAVLAALCSVPIPLLLPLLVDEVLLGNGDAALKWMNNLLPANWQVAAGYIGLMLVATLCLRLAALAFNVVQAKLFAGLAKDIVYRLRIRLIERLKRISLKEYESLGSGTVTTHLVTDLDTLDKFVGETLSRFLVAVLTLTGTAAILIWMHWQLALLILLFNPLVIYFTVQLGKRVKHLKKLENDSTARFTQALTETLDAIQEIRAGNRQGYFLGRLGLRAREVRDYAVASQWKSDASGRASGLLFQFGIDIFRAAAMLTVLFSDLSIGQMLAVFSYLWFMIGPVEQLLNLQYAYYAAGGALSRLNELLARDDEPQYPAATDPFSGRETVAIEVRDLRFAYADEPVLEHLELSIAPGEKVAIVGASGGGKSTLVQLLLGLYTAQAGTIRFGGASLQEIGLETLRENVAVVLQHPSLFNDTVRANLTMGRECSDDACWQALRIAQLDATIAALPQGLDSVVGRSGVRLSGGQRQRLAIARMVLAEPKVVILDEATSALDAATEYNLHQALARFLSGRTTLIIAHRLSAVKQADRVLVFDGGHVAEDGDHQQLIAEGGLYAKLYGHLQQT, from the coding sequence GTGCTTGATCTGCCAGGGTCGCCCGACCCTGTGCCGGGGAAGCCTCAAACTGTGGCCGATCGACTGAGCTGGGCGGAAATCCGCCGCCTGGCCCTGCATCACCGCAAAGCCTTGTGGAGCGCCAACCTGGTGGCGGTGCTCGCAGCCCTGTGCAGCGTGCCGATCCCTTTGCTGCTGCCGCTGTTGGTCGACGAGGTGCTGCTGGGTAACGGTGACGCCGCGCTCAAGTGGATGAACAACCTGTTGCCGGCCAACTGGCAGGTAGCGGCTGGTTACATCGGCCTGATGCTGGTGGCTACGTTGTGCCTGCGCCTGGCGGCGCTGGCGTTCAACGTGGTGCAGGCCAAGCTGTTTGCCGGCTTGGCCAAGGACATCGTCTACCGCCTGCGCATTCGCCTGATCGAGCGGCTCAAACGGATCTCGCTCAAGGAATACGAAAGCCTGGGTAGCGGCACCGTGACCACCCATCTGGTCACCGACCTGGATACCCTGGACAAGTTCGTCGGCGAGACCCTCAGTCGCTTCCTGGTAGCGGTGCTGACCTTGACCGGTACAGCGGCGATCCTGATCTGGATGCACTGGCAGCTGGCCTTGCTGATTCTGCTGTTCAACCCGCTGGTGATCTACTTCACTGTGCAGCTGGGCAAGCGGGTCAAGCACCTGAAGAAGCTGGAAAACGACAGCACCGCACGCTTTACCCAGGCACTGACCGAAACCCTCGACGCCATCCAGGAAATCCGCGCTGGCAACCGCCAGGGCTATTTCCTCGGGCGCCTTGGCCTGCGCGCCCGGGAAGTGCGCGACTATGCCGTGGCCTCGCAATGGAAAAGCGACGCCAGCGGGCGGGCCAGCGGCCTGTTGTTCCAGTTCGGTATCGACATCTTTCGCGCCGCGGCGATGCTCACGGTGCTGTTCTCGGACCTGTCGATCGGCCAGATGCTGGCCGTGTTCAGCTACCTGTGGTTCATGATCGGCCCGGTCGAGCAGTTGCTCAACCTGCAGTACGCCTACTATGCCGCAGGCGGCGCGCTGAGCCGGCTCAACGAACTGCTGGCGCGCGATGACGAGCCGCAGTACCCGGCGGCCACTGACCCGTTCAGCGGCCGCGAAACGGTGGCAATCGAGGTGCGCGACCTGCGCTTTGCCTATGCTGACGAGCCGGTGCTGGAGCATCTGGAGCTGTCCATCGCCCCCGGCGAGAAGGTCGCCATCGTCGGTGCCAGCGGCGGCGGCAAGAGCACCCTGGTGCAGTTGCTGTTGGGCCTGTATACCGCGCAAGCCGGCACCATCCGCTTTGGCGGCGCGAGCTTGCAGGAGATCGGCCTGGAGACCCTGCGTGAGAACGTCGCAGTCGTGCTGCAGCATCCTTCGCTGTTCAACGACACGGTGCGCGCCAACCTGACCATGGGCCGCGAGTGCAGTGATGATGCCTGCTGGCAGGCGCTGCGCATTGCCCAGCTCGACGCCACCATCGCCGCCTTGCCGCAAGGGCTGGACAGCGTGGTAGGGCGTTCGGGTGTGCGCTTGTCGGGTGGTCAGCGCCAGCGTCTGGCGATTGCCCGGATGGTCTTGGCCGAACCTAAGGTGGTGATCCTCGACGAAGCGACCTCGGCGCTGGATGCCGCAACCGAGTACAACCTGCACCAGGCGTTGGCCCGGTTCCTCAGTGGCCGCACCACGCTGATCATCGCTCACCGCCTCTCTGCGGTGAAACAAGCCGATCGGGTATTGGTATTCGATGGCGGGCATGTGGCCGAGGATGGCGATCATCAGCAACTGATTGCTGAGGGTGGGCTGTATGCCAAGTTGTACGGGCATTTGCAGCAGACCTGA
- a CDS encoding DsbA family protein, producing the protein MSARLLYVMDPMCSWCWGFAPVAQALIAQAQDAGVPTRLVAGGLRTGSSALDASTRRYILEHWQAVAEATGQVFRFDGAMPDGFVYDTEPACRALVAARELDAERAWGLLALIQRGFYEHGLDVTRAPQLLELAEQAGFDREQFSASLISSETRAATAADFSWVQDLGIAGFPTLLAERNGQLALLTNGYQPLERLQPLLGRWLQQAACA; encoded by the coding sequence ATGTCTGCACGCCTGCTTTATGTGATGGACCCGATGTGCTCCTGGTGCTGGGGCTTTGCGCCAGTGGCGCAGGCCCTGATCGCCCAGGCGCAAGACGCCGGCGTGCCGACCCGCCTGGTAGCCGGCGGTTTGCGCACCGGCAGCAGCGCGCTGGATGCCTCGACCCGTCGCTATATCCTTGAGCACTGGCAGGCCGTGGCTGAAGCGACGGGCCAGGTGTTTCGCTTCGACGGGGCGATGCCTGATGGTTTTGTCTACGACACCGAGCCTGCCTGCCGTGCCCTGGTCGCTGCGCGCGAGCTGGATGCCGAGCGGGCCTGGGGCCTGCTGGCACTGATTCAGCGCGGTTTCTACGAGCACGGCCTGGACGTCACCCGTGCGCCGCAGTTGCTCGAGCTGGCCGAACAGGCCGGCTTTGACCGCGAACAGTTCTCTGCCAGCCTGATCAGTAGCGAAACCCGCGCCGCGACCGCTGCCGATTTTAGTTGGGTGCAGGACCTGGGCATTGCCGGCTTCCCGACGCTGCTGGCCGAGCGCAATGGCCAGCTGGCACTGCTGACCAACGGCTACCAGCCGCTGGAGCGCTTGCAACCCTTGCTCGGCCGCTGGCTGCAGCAGGCCGCTTGTGCTTGA
- the trhO gene encoding oxygen-dependent tRNA uridine(34) hydroxylase TrhO, which yields MSQAIVVAALYKFVTLEDYVELREPLLKAMLDNGVKGTLLLALEGINGTVSSTREGIDGLLAWLRNDPRLIDVDHKESYCDEQPFYRTKVKLKKEIVTLGVPGVDPNHKVGTYVEPKDWNALISDPEVLLIDTRNDYEVAIGTFKGAIDPKTETFREFPDYIKANFDPSKHKKVAMFCTGGIRCEKASSYMLGEGFEEVYHLKGGVLKYFEEVPQEQSLWDGDCFVFDNRVTVRHDLTEGEYDQCHACRHPINVEDRASEHYSPGVSCPHCWDSLSEKTRRSAIDRQKQIELAKARNLPHPIGYNYKAEA from the coding sequence ATGTCCCAAGCTATCGTCGTGGCGGCGCTGTACAAGTTCGTCACCCTGGAAGACTACGTCGAGCTGCGCGAGCCGCTGCTCAAGGCCATGCTGGACAACGGCGTCAAAGGCACCTTGCTGCTGGCCCTAGAAGGCATCAACGGCACCGTGTCGAGCACCCGCGAAGGCATCGACGGCCTGCTCGCCTGGCTGCGCAATGATCCGCGCCTGATCGACGTTGACCACAAAGAATCCTACTGCGACGAGCAGCCGTTCTACCGCACCAAGGTCAAGCTGAAAAAAGAGATCGTCACCCTCGGCGTGCCGGGCGTGGACCCCAACCACAAGGTTGGCACCTACGTCGAGCCCAAAGACTGGAACGCGCTGATCAGCGACCCCGAAGTGCTGCTGATCGACACCCGCAACGACTACGAAGTGGCCATCGGCACCTTCAAGGGCGCGATCGACCCGAAGACCGAGACCTTCCGCGAGTTCCCCGACTACATCAAGGCCAACTTCGACCCCAGCAAGCACAAGAAGGTGGCGATGTTCTGCACCGGTGGCATCCGCTGCGAAAAAGCCTCCAGCTATATGCTCGGTGAAGGCTTCGAGGAGGTCTATCATCTTAAAGGTGGCGTGCTGAAGTACTTCGAGGAAGTGCCTCAGGAACAAAGCCTGTGGGACGGCGACTGCTTCGTCTTCGACAACCGGGTCACGGTGCGTCATGACCTGACCGAGGGCGAGTACGACCAGTGCCACGCTTGCCGTCATCCGATCAACGTGGAAGACCGTGCGTCCGAACACTACTCGCCGGGTGTCAGTTGCCCGCATTGCTGGGACAGCCTCAGCGAGAAGACCCGACGCAGCGCCATCGACCGGCAGAAGCAGATCGAACTGGCCAAGGCGCGCAATCTGCCCCACCCGATCGGCTACAACTACAAAGCCGAGGCTTGA
- a CDS encoding BolA family protein, translated as MSMQQRIEQQLAPLGTQHLEVFNESHMHSRGQESHYKAVLVSEQFAGLNSVKRHQKVYATMGDLMGQIHALAIHTYTPEEWAQVGAAPASPVCAGGGH; from the coding sequence ATGAGCATGCAGCAACGCATCGAGCAGCAACTGGCGCCGTTGGGCACCCAGCACCTTGAGGTGTTCAACGAGAGCCACATGCACAGCCGCGGCCAGGAAAGCCACTACAAGGCGGTGCTGGTCAGCGAGCAGTTCGCCGGCCTCAACAGCGTCAAGCGCCACCAGAAGGTCTACGCGACCATGGGCGACTTGATGGGCCAGATTCATGCCCTGGCGATTCATACCTATACCCCTGAAGAGTGGGCCCAGGTTGGCGCTGCGCCAGCCTCGCCGGTCTGCGCGGGCGGCGGTCACTGA
- a CDS encoding DUF2059 domain-containing protein, whose translation MTRLRVLCAAVALACASGQVLAATPAHNQAAEKFLTLANADKLGTPVYMQVQQMFAQRFEQTKAPASKKSVLDSYQAKANTALDNAIGWKKLQPKMVSLYTATFTESELKDLVKFYESPLGKKVLREMPKVTQQSAQLTQQSLEPAVPVVNKLLEDMTKELDPNAGKAAPAKK comes from the coding sequence ATGACCCGTCTCCGTGTCCTCTGTGCCGCCGTCGCGCTGGCCTGTGCCAGCGGCCAGGTACTCGCCGCCACCCCTGCTCACAACCAAGCCGCCGAGAAATTCCTGACCCTGGCCAACGCTGACAAGTTGGGCACTCCGGTGTACATGCAGGTCCAGCAGATGTTTGCCCAGCGCTTCGAGCAGACCAAGGCGCCGGCCTCCAAGAAGTCCGTGCTCGACAGCTACCAGGCCAAGGCCAACACCGCCCTGGACAACGCCATCGGTTGGAAAAAGCTGCAGCCGAAAATGGTCAGCCTGTACACCGCGACCTTCACCGAAAGCGAGCTCAAGGACCTGGTCAAGTTCTACGAGTCGCCGCTGGGCAAGAAAGTCCTGCGCGAAATGCCGAAGGTCACCCAGCAGTCGGCCCAGCTGACCCAGCAGAGCCTTGAGCCTGCGGTGCCTGTGGTCAACAAGCTGCTCGAAGACATGACCAAGGAGCTCGACCCCAACGCTGGCAAAGCGGCTCCCGCGAAAAAGTGA
- a CDS encoding class II fumarate hydratase codes for MSRIETDSLGQVEVPEDAYWGAQTQRSLINFAIGKERMPLAVLHALALIKKAAARVNDRNGDLPADIARLIEQAADEVLAGEHDEQFPLVVWQTGSGTQSNMNVNEVIAGRGNELAGKGRGGKVPVHPNDHVNRSQSSNDCFPTAMNIAAAQAVHDKLLPAIAELSAGLAELSARHINLVKTGRTHMMDATPITFGQEVSAFVAQLDYAQRAIRATLPAVCELAQGGTAVGTGLNAPHGFAEAVAAELAALSGLPFVTAPNKFAALAGHEPLTSLAGALKTLAVALMKIANDLRLLGSGPRAGLAEVRLPANEPGSSIMPGKVNPTQCEALSMLACQVLGNDAAIGFAASQGHLQLNVFKPVIIHNLLQSIELLADGCRNFQQHCVAGIEPDAEQMAAHLERGLMLVTALNPHIGYDKAAEIAKKAYSEGTTLREAALELQYLTNEQFDEWVRPENMLAPGAKG; via the coding sequence ATGAGCCGTATCGAGACAGACAGCCTGGGTCAGGTCGAAGTTCCTGAGGACGCTTACTGGGGCGCACAGACCCAGCGTTCGCTGATCAACTTCGCCATCGGTAAAGAGCGCATGCCGCTTGCCGTGTTGCACGCCCTGGCGCTGATCAAGAAAGCCGCGGCGCGGGTCAACGACCGCAATGGCGACCTGCCGGCCGACATCGCCCGGCTGATCGAGCAAGCCGCCGACGAAGTACTCGCTGGCGAGCATGACGAGCAGTTTCCGCTGGTCGTCTGGCAGACCGGCAGCGGTACCCAGAGCAACATGAACGTCAACGAAGTGATCGCCGGGCGCGGCAACGAACTGGCCGGCAAGGGTCGCGGCGGCAAAGTGCCGGTGCACCCGAATGATCACGTCAACCGCTCGCAGAGTTCCAACGACTGCTTCCCTACCGCGATGAACATCGCCGCGGCGCAGGCTGTGCACGACAAGCTGCTGCCGGCGATTGCCGAATTGTCCGCAGGGCTGGCCGAGCTGTCGGCGCGCCACATCAATCTGGTCAAGACCGGCCGCACGCACATGATGGATGCCACGCCGATCACCTTTGGCCAGGAGGTATCGGCCTTCGTTGCCCAGCTCGACTACGCCCAGCGCGCCATCCGCGCCACCTTGCCGGCGGTGTGCGAGCTGGCCCAGGGTGGCACGGCGGTGGGCACCGGCCTGAACGCCCCGCACGGTTTTGCCGAGGCGGTGGCAGCTGAACTGGCGGCGCTGTCCGGCCTGCCGTTCGTCACGGCGCCGAACAAGTTTGCCGCCCTTGCCGGCCACGAGCCTCTGACCAGCCTGGCTGGCGCGCTGAAGACCTTGGCGGTGGCCTTGATGAAGATCGCCAACGACCTGCGCCTGCTCGGCTCTGGCCCACGTGCCGGGCTTGCCGAAGTGCGCTTGCCGGCCAATGAGCCGGGCAGCTCGATCATGCCCGGCAAGGTCAACCCGACCCAGTGCGAGGCGTTGTCGATGCTCGCCTGCCAGGTGCTGGGCAACGACGCGGCGATTGGCTTTGCCGCCAGCCAAGGGCATCTGCAGTTGAACGTGTTCAAGCCGGTGATCATTCATAACCTGTTGCAATCGATCGAGTTGCTGGCCGATGGCTGTCGCAACTTCCAGCAGCACTGCGTGGCCGGGATCGAGCCGGATGCCGAGCAGATGGCGGCGCATCTGGAGCGCGGCTTGATGCTGGTGACAGCGCTCAATCCGCATATTGGCTATGACAAGGCGGCAGAGATTGCCAAGAAGGCTTATAGCGAGGGCACGACCTTGCGCGAGGCGGCCTTGGAGCTGCAGTACCTGACTAACGAGCAGTTCGATGAGTGGGTGCGACCGGAAAACATGCTGGCGCCGGGGGCCAAGGGCTAA